One Flavobacterium sp. 90 DNA segment encodes these proteins:
- a CDS encoding outer membrane beta-barrel protein produces MKNQTLLFISALLFNLSIYSQAPRGFYASAGFSQTNLKSSDLLTKSKPGFFVGINGLMGYHENYNFQLEFAYKQNTLDVKYVEDTFEEVKKSKYKYSELNLGFYFNYYILKPEEDEFFLGPQVGAFLAVVDPLAPYKGTDVNDQLYLPYLLNESDLTNSAKYNYGFGFGLTGGYNNFRFDLRYSLSMANVLKDVQVHSYDESNNYTGPTLEGKASTISFGVSYNIFHFKK; encoded by the coding sequence ATGAAAAACCAAACATTACTTTTTATTAGCGCATTACTTTTCAATTTATCTATATATAGTCAGGCCCCAAGAGGTTTTTATGCTTCAGCAGGTTTTTCGCAAACAAATTTAAAATCATCTGATTTACTTACGAAATCTAAACCTGGATTTTTTGTTGGAATAAATGGTCTTATGGGCTATCATGAAAATTACAATTTTCAATTAGAATTTGCCTACAAACAAAATACTTTAGATGTAAAATATGTTGAAGACACTTTTGAAGAGGTAAAAAAATCAAAGTACAAATACTCTGAACTTAATCTTGGCTTTTACTTTAATTACTATATTTTAAAACCTGAAGAAGACGAATTCTTTTTAGGACCTCAAGTTGGTGCATTTCTAGCCGTTGTAGATCCTCTTGCACCTTATAAAGGTACAGATGTTAATGACCAACTATACTTACCTTACTTGCTTAATGAATCTGATTTAACAAATTCGGCGAAGTATAATTACGGTTTTGGATTTGGTTTAACCGGTGGATACAATAATTTTAGATTTGACCTAAGATATAGTTTGAGTATGGCTAATGTATTAAAAGATGTTCAGGTACATAGTTACGACGAATCGAATAATTATACCGGACCAACCCTTGAAGGCAAAGCCAGCACTATATCGTTTGGTGTAAGTTATAACATATTTCATTTTAAAAAATAA